In Colletotrichum higginsianum IMI 349063 chromosome 3, whole genome shotgun sequence, a genomic segment contains:
- a CDS encoding MOSC domain-containing protein, giving the protein MKIKALNVYPIKALRPISLESATLTPQGILHDRTYMLFKVNPDSSLRKMQLSTFPQCALFSQEIVSSASSSPSTSESSGDTIRVRYNPPDPPPPADTHPLQGKTLSVPLVPDTAALDPVSVDLHGSPAEALRMGDPYDAFFSACFGFPVILVHIGSGRRRVLGTLAPGSPSAASSTPEQQKHQTRSLLSSVASYFPSFSSLATQGKQVGDDPAWLTFTDCAPYLVTSASSLSHPSLEPFKDDSLIMPKFRPNIVVEDPEEAPFAEDFWAELALPASGPGPSGARLLLTANCGRCSSLNVDYDRGRPAAGPEGKLLNALMRDRRVDPGHKYAPVFGRYAFLAVDAAREDPLASVIRVRVGDDVVVVRRNPERTVFDWGLS; this is encoded by the coding sequence ATGAAGATCAAGGCCCTCAACGTCTACCCCATCAAGGCCCTCCGCCCGATCTCCTTGGAGTCGGCGACGCTCACCCCGCAGGGCATCCTCCACGATCGGACCTATATGCTCTTCAAGGTGAATCCGGACTCGTCGCTCCGCAAGATGCAGCTCTCTACATTTCCCCAGTGCGCCCTCTTTTCCCAGGAAATAGTCTCGtccgcctcttcttccccttccaccTCCGAGTCCTCCGGGGATACTATTCGCGTCCGATATAACCCTCCGGACCCGCCACCCCCGGCAGacacccaccccctccaGGGCAAGACCCTCTCCGTACCACTCGTCCCGGACACTGCCGCCCTCGATCCCGTTTCCGTTGACCTCCACGGCAGCCCCGCTGAGGCCCTCCGCATGGGCGACCCCTACgacgccttcttctccgcctgTTTCGGCTTCCCCGTCATCCTGGTCCACATCGGctccggccgccgccgcgtcctcggcACCCTCGCCCCGGGGTCCCCTTCCGCAGCATCATCCACGCCCGAACAACAGAAACACCAGACCCGCTCGCTTCTGTCGTCCGTTGCATCCTACTTcccgtccttctcgtcccTTGCGACTCAGGGAAAGCAAGTGGGGGACGACCCCGCGTGGCTGACCTTCACCGACTGCGCGCCCTACCTCGTaacctccgcctcctccctctcccacccTTCCCTCGAACCCTTCAAAGACGACAGTCTTATCATGCCCAAATTCCGCCCCAACATTGTCGTGGAAGACCCGGAAGAAGCCCCCTTCGCCGAGGACTTCTGGGCCGAACTCGCCCTCCCCGCctccggccccggccccaGCGGCGCTAGGCTCCTTCTCACCGCCAACTGCGGCCGCTGCTCTTCCCTCAACGTAGACTACGACCGGGGTcgccccgccgccgggcccGAGGGCAAGCTTCTCAACGCCCTCATGAGGGACCGCCGCGTCGACCCGGGACACAAGTACGCGCCCGTGTTCGGCCGTTATGcgttcctcgccgtcgacgccgctaGGGAGGATCCGCTGGCGTCGGTCAtccgcgtccgcgtcggggacgacgtcgttgtcgtccgTCGCAACCCCGAGCGCACCGTATTTGATTGGGGCTTATCCTAG
- a CDS encoding Carboxylic ester hydrolase, with product MLQQLAVLVSALGLCHATTQIVTGASLFVGDSSPIVNTSYARFQGKNDNRTGTSNYLGIPYATAARFSHSVLADTAVSGVQNVSAYGVVCPQHELPSSIDPSVLPLGSLSGVLVAALSQSTLEQGEDCLSVNIHVPQNTSSTAGLPVLVWIHGGGFEAGAGGSLLETGVESPGVVYEAANIVERSVAMGQPVVVVSINYRLNHFGFSASKELADAGLLNLGFGDQRNALRWIKKHIGPFGGDADKVTIWGESAGSWSVAAHLVANGGDHEGLFRAAIGSSGGPLKVEGPARQQATFDSLVSYVGCNDAADVIACLRDAAYDDVYTHMQTVPYFLGYNSLASSWTIRPDGDVFTDSPDKLVASGAIADVPLLWGDMRDEGTLFSLVNAANTTTDDEVLDYFLTNWWPNATEAQLEKLLTLYPADQTAGSPFGTGDSNALYPQFKRISAITGDYSFESQRRQLLAAAPGSKWNYLAEQALPAAVLDGTATLGEVTAADYADVGTLEAVPFLGSFHASDVVLNFFGALPSNNSRRMMGALIAFVNRLDPNAHDMEDVPAWPQYDSASRSTMLWRESGAEIVADDYREEAIAYLNEIGDSLRI from the exons ATGCTGCAGCaacttgccgtcctcgtctcAGCGTTGGGCCTTTGCCATGCGACGACGCAGATTGTCACCGGGGCCTCTCTCTTCGTTGGAGACTCGTCGCCTATCGTGAACACTTCGTACGCCCGGTTCCAAGGCAAGAACGATAATAGAACCGGCACCTCCAACTATCTAG GCATTCCCTATGCCACAGCCGCACGGTTCAGCCATTCAGTCCTGGCCGACACTGCCGTGTCCGGCGTGCAGAATGTCTCAGCCTACGGCGTCGTCTGCCCACAGCATGAGCTCCCGTCGTCCATCGACCCGTCCGTGCTGCCGCTGGGAAGCCTGTCTGGCGTGCTTGTCGCTGCGCTGTCGCAGTCCACTCTCGAGCAAGGAGAGGACTGCCTCTCGGTCAACATCCACGTGCCGCAgaacaccagcagcaccgcCGGCCTGCCCGTGCTGGTGTGGATCCACGGCGGCGGTTTTgaggccggcgcgggcggctCGCTGCTGGAGACCGGCGTCGAAAGCCCGGGCGTCGTTTACGAGGCCGCCAACATTGTCGAGCGCAGCGTAGCCATGGGCcagcccgtcgtcgttgtctcAATCAATTACCGGTTGAACCACTTCGGCTTCAGCGCCTCCAaggagctggccgacgccgggCTGCTGAACCTGGGCTTTGGCGACCAGCGCAACGCACTGCGCTGGATCAAGAAGCATATCGGGCcgttcggcggcgacgctgacAAGGTGACAATCTGGGGCGAGAGCGCCGGCAGCTGGTCGGTGGCCGCGCATCTCGTCGCCAACGGTGGCGACCACGAGGGCCTCTTCAGGGCGGCCATCGGCAGCTCAGGCGGACCGCTGAAGGTTGAGGGTCCTGCGAGGCAGCAGGCCACCTTCGATTCCCTTGTCAGCTACGTCGGCTGCAACGACGCCGCGGACGTCATCGCCTGCCTGCGGGACGCCGCGTACGATGATGTCTACACGCACATGCAGACGGTGCCGTATTTCCTCGGCTACAACAGCCTGGCCTCGTCGTGGACCATTCGCCCGGATGGCGACGTTTTCACCGACAGCCCCGACAAACTCGTCGCTTCCGGGGCCATTGCCGACGTTCCTCTTCTTTGGGG CGACATGCGGGACGAGGGcaccctcttctccttggtcAATGCCGcaaacaccaccaccgacgacgaggtgctgGACTACTTCCTGACCAACTGGTGGCCCAACGCTACCGAGGcccagctcgagaagctcctgACGCTGTACCCGGCCGACCAGACGGCCGGCTCGCCGTTCGGCACGGGCGACAGCAACGCGCTGTACCCGCAATTCAAGCGCATCTCGGCCATCACCGGCGACTACAGCTTCGAGagccagcggcggcagctgcTGGCGGCCGCGCCGGGCAGCAAGTGGAACTACCTGGCCGAACAGGCGCTGCCCGCGGCGGTGCTGGATGGCACAGCGACGCTGGGAGAGGTCACGGCGGCCGACTACGCCGATGTCGGCACGCTGGAGGCGGTGCCGTTCCTGGGGAGCTTCCATGCGAGCGATGTGGTGCTCAACTTCTTTGGCGCGCTGCCATCCAACAACTCGCGGCGAATGATGGGCGCGCTGATTGCCTTCGTCAACCGCCTCGATCCCAACGCGCACGACATGGAAGACGTGCCCGCCTGGCCACAGTACGACTCGGCCAGCCGGTCGACGATGCTGTGGCGTGAGAGCGGTGCCGAGATCGTGGCTGATGATTATcgcgaggaggccatcgcgTACCTGAACGAAATCGGGGATTCCTTGCGTATCTAG
- a CDS encoding Alpha beta hydrolase fold-3 domain containing protein, which yields MAGNKGASFPILSYQPIRILYQLLGGLFILVRLPVWCVQALVPACRSHPKWGFKQTLMARLTRNFVDLYSNVGITETHTLQPGKEGDRFQAIEPFPSDLYRGPLASNPDVKPVTVGGTWFPEKPDVEKGGFDGTVVLHIHGGAFVLGDGRTGYCGFMADTLIDKAGVGAVFAPQYRLSGYGSGDAATNPFPAALQDVLTSYLYLTRTLGIPPRRIVLCGDSAGGNLIVALLRYLDTFGRDLGLAAPSCAVLVAPWVNPLASLGPDSVYEQHDHWSTDYLPVSFLRWGARVYSAGVADEDTPYVTPLGNPWATPVPIFVSMGEAEILETDGTTWCRQMQESGSSVTVWYEENAVHDTLLMGAIIGWTESAQTVAVRIGEFLRQVQSGTETKGTDDV from the coding sequence ATGGCCGGCAACAAAGGGGCGAGCTTCCCCATTCTATCGTACCAACCCATACGGATCCTCTACCAGCTCCTCGGTggcctcttcatcctcgtccgcctGCCCGTGTGGTGCGTCCAGGCCCTGGTACCGGCGTGCCGTTCTCACCCGAAATGGGGCTTCAAGCAGACGCTGATGGCCCGCCTGACGCGCAACTTCGTTGACCTCTACTCCAACGTGGGCATCACCGAGACGCACACCCTCCAGCCAGGCAAGGAGGGCGACCGCTTCCAGGCCATCGAGCCCTTCCCCTCGGATCTTTACCGCGGGCCTCTCGCCTCGAACCCGGACGTGAAGCCCGTCACCGTTGGCGGCACCTGGTTCCCCGAGAagcccgacgtcgagaagggtGGCTTCGATGGCACCGTCGTCCTGCATAtccacggcggcgccttTGTGCTCGGTGACGGCCGCACGGGCTACTGCGGCTTCATGGCCGACACGCTcatcgacaaggccggcgttggcgccgtcttcgcgcCGCAGTACCGTCTATCAGGCtacggcagcggcgacgcggcgacgAACCCCTTTCCCGCCGCCCTGCAAGACGTCCTTACTAGCTACCTGTACCTGACTCGGACACTCGGCATCCCGCCCCGGCGCATCGTGCTCTGCGGCGACAGCGCGGGCGGCAACCTCATCGTTGCGCTGCTTCGCTACCTCGACACCTTCGGACGAGACCTCGGGCTCGCGGCCCCGAGCTGCGCCGTGCTTGTCGCCCCCTGGGTCAACCCGCTCGCCAGCCTGGGGCCGGACTCGGTGTACGAACAGCACGACCACTGGAGCACCGACTACCTGCCCGTGTCCTTCCTACGCTGGGGCGCCAGGGTGTactcggccggcgtcgccgatgaggaCACGCCGTACGTGACGCCTCTCGGCAACCCGTGGGCCACACCGGTGCCTATCTTCGTCTCCATGGGTgaggccgagatcctcgagaCCGATGGGACCACGTGGTGCCGCCAGATGCAGGAGTCCGGGAGCAGCGTCACGGTGTGGTATGAGGAGAATGCCGTGCACGACACGCTGCTGATGGGTGCCATCATCGGCTGGACGGAGAGCGCGCAGACTGTGGCGGTGAGGATCGGGGAATTTTTGAGGCAAGTACAGAGTGGGACGGAGACAAAGGGAACAGATGATGTGTGA
- a CDS encoding Integral membrane protein, which produces MASTTTTMTTTTDTTSHTGIAIIAINVILAVIATITCVGRFWARKLTGVGWGLDDWLALISLIINHAFCATTIEATVHGGLGRSIVDVMAEDPNMLVIFLKCVVVAEFCYGFSSPLIKLSLLAFYWRVFPTQFMQRGIYVLSAMCLGWLVAIFITNCLQCRPLSYSWEQTTNPGAGTCIDLVLYFVGNSIANSLIDIFTLVLPIRETLKLQVSSHKKVGICCVFGLGSLVVVASLVRFGSLASLYSIGVTDMTQQYALMWTATVVEIYIAIIGACAVTLVPVYRKMRYGTPWSTRDQKSNQVSSGTGAFAGTGGAGSRPGVHNFKRSANHERLTTGNDSEEYLHHGGGMKYSVSGATGSGDKSDALGDDLPMDTIVVQRDVTWEEERKEKQHV; this is translated from the exons ATGGCctcaacaacgacaacgatgacgacgacgaccgacACCACTTCCCACACGGGAATAGCAATCATTGCCATCAATGTTATCCTCGCCGTGATAGCCACCATCACCTGTGTAGGACGATTTTGGGCACGAAAGCTCACGGGTGTGGGATGGGGTCTTGACGACTGGCTGGCGCTGATCAGCCTGATCATCAACCACGCCTTCTGTGCAACCACGATTGAGGCCACCGTCCACGGCGGTTTGGGCCGGAGCATCGTCGACGTGATGGCTGAGGACCCGAACATGCTGGTCATATTCCTCAAG TGCGTGGTCGTTGCCGAGTTCTGCTACGGCTTCTCGTCCCCGCTGATCAAGCTGTCTCTGCTGGCCTTCTACTGGCGCGTGTTCCCGACGCAGTTCATGCAGAGGGGCATCTACGTGCTGTCGGCCATGTGTCTCGGCTGGctcgtcgccatcttcaTAACCAACTGCCTGCAGTGCCGCCCGCTCTCATACTCATGGGAGCAGACGACGAACCCCGGCGCGGGCACCTGCATTGACCTGGTTCTCTACTTCGTGGGGAACTCCATAGCCAACAGCCTCATCGACATCTTCACGCTGGTGCTGCCGATCCGCGAGACCCTGAAGCTGCAGGTCAGCTCGCATAAGAAAGTCGGCATTTGCTGTGTTTTCGGCCTGGGAAGTCT TGTCGTTGTTGCAAGCCTTGTACGTTTTGGTTCTTTGGCCTCTCTCTATTCGATAGGCGTGACGGACATGACCC AGCAGTACGCCCTCATGTGGACGGCCACCGTCGTGGAGATCTACATTGCCATTATCGGCGCCTGCGCAGTCACCCTCGTCCCCGTGTACCGCAAGATGCGCTACGGCACGCCGTGGTCGACCCGGGATCAGAAGTCCAACCAGGTCTCGTCAGGCACCGGAGCCTTCGCCGGCACTGGCGGCGCCGGGTCGCGGCCGGGCGTCCACAACTTCAAGCGCTCCGCGAACCACGAGCGGCTGACCACGGGCAACGATTCCGAGGAGTACCTTcaccacggcggcggcatgaaGTACTCGGTCTCTGGGGCGACGGGTTCCGGTGACAAGAGCGACGCACTGGGAGACGATTTACCCATGgacaccatcgtcgtccagaGGGACGTTacgtgggaggaggagcggaaGGAGAAGCAGCATGTGTAG
- a CDS encoding Carboxylic ester hydrolase, whose product MTSSIWVGLTALLAASNSALAVAKPVTSRSWLKPKVEIDYANITGRVSGNIKEFLGIPFASAGRFEHPQLFTQQLGDFDGSSYGPICPQKTTASILTKNSSSSLVLGETGTAIGPVVGALADTVFNTLGQTRSEDCLLINVQTPVNASRGDKLPVVIWIHGGGFEVGSPFTDTSETDVIRGAALNYNVGGLVRTSVNLGQPIIGVSANYRLNAFGFSASREMEEAGLLNLGLEDQRVAMKWVQEHIADFGGDPDRVVIMGESAGSWSVVAHLLWDEGEGATDLFRGAMALSGGPVMVESAERAQPFFDNMVERAGCAEAMDKIACLKVADFDDIMASVNEEGMRPRSLASTWTIRPDGKHLKDSPHRLAAAGKMASVPLITGDMRDEGTLFSLLAQLETLSDEDFASYFQTTWWPKATDADMAALMELYPSDVRQGSPFDTGVLNAVTPNFKRLAAVVGDFSFQAQRRNLLAHYNTSEQAVWNYITDVSVPAAGLLPDLGVLTHLPVLGSFHAFDVWFYMFAGLPYGLSKNTQAYQATAISFIRTLDPNNHGLDLAKWPRYTEDGLETYNFKESGPKVVRDDWRVEAMQFFNDHPDSFLI is encoded by the exons ATGACCTCCTCCATTTGGGTAGGGCTCACGGCTCTTCTCGCAGCGTCAAACTCGGCTCTTGCTGTGGCGAAGCCCGTCACGTCCCGTAGTTGGTTGAAGCCCAAAGTCGAGATCGACTATGCCAACATCACCGGACGGGTGAGCGGGAACATCAAAGAATTCTTGG GCATCCCCTTCGCCTCCGCCGGCCGCTTCGAGCATCCTCAGCTCTTCACTCAGCAGCTGGGCGACTTCGATGGAAGCAGCTACGGTCCAATCTGTCCGCAAAAAACGACAGCATCGATCCTGACGAAGAACTCGTCCAGCAGCCTGGTGCTGGGCGAGACCGGCACGGCCATCGGCCCCGTCGTGGGCGCCCTGGCCGACACGGTGTTCAACACCCTGGGGCAAACCCGCAGTGAGGACTGTCTTCTGATCAACGTGCAAACACCGGTGAACGCTTCCAGGGGCGACAAGCTGCCCGTGGTGATCTGGATCCACGGCGGCGGGTTCGAGGTCGGCAGTCCCTTCACCGACACGAGCGAGACGGACGTGATCCGCGGCGCCGCGCTCAACTACAACGTCGGCGGCCTAGTGCGCACCTCGGTCAACCTGGGCCAGCCCATCATTGGAGTGTCGGCCAACTACCGCCTCAACGCCTTCGGCTTCTCGGCTTCGCgcgagatggaggaggccggcctgctcaACCTCGGTCTCGAGGACCAGAGAGTCGCCATGAAGTGGGTGCAGGAGCACATCGCCGACTTCGGCGGCGATCCGGACCGCGTCGTTATCATGGGCGAGTCCGCCGGCAGCTGGTCCGTCGTCGCACACCTGCTgtgggacgagggcgagggcgccaCCGACCTGTTCCGCGGTGCCATGGCCCTCTCGGGCGGTCCGGTCATGGTCGAGAGCGCCGAGCGCGCCCAGCCCTTCTTCGACAACATGGTTGAGAGGGCGGGGTGCGCCGAGGCAATGGACAAGATTGCTTGTCTGAAGGttgccgactttgacgacatCATGGCGTCGGTCAACGAAGAGGGAATGC GACCTCGCTCCCTCGCCTCGACGTGGACCATCCGCCCCGACGGGAAGCACCTCAAGGACTCGCCGCAccgcttggccgccgccggcaagatGGCCTCGGTCCCTTTGATCACCGGCGACATGCGCGACGAGGGCACCCTGTTCTCTctgctcgcccagctcgagaccctctcggacgaggacttcGCGTCCTACTTCCAGACTACCTGGTGGCCCAAGGcgaccgacgccgacatgGCGGCCCTCATGGAGCTCTACCCCTCGGACGTCCGCCAGGGCTCCCCCTTCGACACGGGCGTCCTGAACGCCGTCACGCCCAACTTCAAGCgtctggccgccgtcgtgggcgACTTCAGCTTCCAGGCGCAGCGCCGCAACCTGCTCGCGCACTACAACACCTCGGAGCAGGCCGTCTGGAACTATATCACGGACGTCAGCGTGCCCGCGGCGGGCCTGCTGCCCGACCTGGGCGTGCTGACGCACCTGCCCGTGCTCGGCTCGTTCCACGCCTTCGACGTCTGGTTCTACATGTTCGCGGGCCTGCCGTACGGGTTGAGCAAGAACACCCAGGCCTACCAGGCCACCGCCATCTCCTTCATCCGCACGCTGGACCCCAACAACCACGGCCTGGACCTCGCCAAGTGGCCGAGGTACACCGAGGACGGCCTGGAGACGTACAACTTCAAGGAGAGCGGGCCCAAGGTGGTCAGGGACGACTGGCGGGTCGAGGCCATGCAGTTCTTCAACGACCACCCCGACTCGTTCTTGATCTAA
- a CDS encoding NmrA-like family protein: MQLWKCIRRNPIAHTRKGLEQPESTTVQQIIPNRLNFNIPNHKKSHLHAGNMSTFKNVALLGKGYLGSAILKELVEGGFNVTVLGRSESTKDGLPDGVGFKVVDFASIDSLTPALQGQDAVVSTVSKAGLLTQPVAIDACIKAGVKRYIPSDWGSFTTDPKAHSDLATVLGPMFNTQKYVIEKARAGEIEYTIFSVGGFIDLFTRIPVAFDFANKSIIMYDDGVHPFSITSIASIGKAVVGALKNPDATKNRNLKIHELLVSQAQLLALAKKLSPPGTQWKETKLDGKTEWENALKAVLEDPYNETKILEVIKTSLFSGRYESAYGKVDNELVGVPLLTEKDLEEKMAAAFSS, encoded by the exons ATGCAACTATGGAAATGTATAAGAAGAAACCCCATTGCCCACACTCGTAAGGGTTTGGAACAACCAGAATCAACCACAGTCCAACAGATCATACCCAACCGACTGAATTTCAATATCCCCAATCACAAAAAATCTCATCTGCACGCCGGCAACATGAGCACCTTCAAGAACGTCGCCCTCCTTGGT AAGGGATATCTTGGGTCTGCTATCCTCAAGGAACTTGTTGAAGGCGGCTTCAACGTCACTGTTCTTGGTCGCTCCGAGTCGACCAAGGACGGGCtccccgacggcgtcggaTTCAAAGTCGTCGACTTTGCCTCAATCGATAGCCTCACCCCGGCTCTCCAAGGCCAGGACGCGGTCGTGTCCACCGTGAGCAAGGCCGGCCTGCTCACCCAGCCTGTCGCCATCGACGCATGcatcaaggccggcgtcaaGCGTTACATTCCCTCCGACTGGGGCTCCTTCACGACCGACCCCAAGGCGCACAGCGACCTGGCCACCGTTCTCGGCCCCATGTTCAACACCCAGAAGTATGTCATTGAGAAGGCCCGCGCTGGCGAGATTGAGTACACCATTTTCTCCGTCGGCGGCTTTATCGACCTCTTTACCCGAATCCCCGTCGCCTTCGATTTCGCCAACAAGAGCATCATCATgtacgacgacggcgtccatCCCTTCAGCATCACGAGCATCGCCAGCAtcggcaaggccgtcgtAGGCGCCCTCAAGAACCCTGACGCCACCAAGAACCGCAATCTCAAGATTCACGAGCTCCTTGTATCCCAGGCGCAGTTGCTAGCGCTGGCGAAGAAGCTATCACCCCCGGGAACGCAGTGGAAGGAGACTAAGCTGGACGGTAAGACCGAGTGGGAAAATGCTCTAAAGGCTGTGTTGGAGGACCCGTACAACGAGACAAAGATTCTCGAGGTCATCAAGACCAGCCTGTTCAGCGGACGCTACGAATCTGCGTacggcaaggtcgacaacGAGCTGGTGGGTGTCCCGCTCCTTACTGAGAAGGATCTGGAGGAGAAAATGGCGGCTGCCTTCAGTTCTTAG
- a CDS encoding Fungal specific transcription factor domain-containing protein, whose product MVAMVGVAESVVSKDGNGEESQKKRIYNVDDGQVRRPHSQGQSEAQSSTSNAQSLALLENPAPESQSHPTDQPDSGHGERIPPFDALLAAKNAFPRAAFFAGLRMVRDQIETDMSPTPFKRQAFVRFPPKEYIFDLGQTVVEDTQLFCPTVTRGQFSRLLDAQYAAGPANSDDHPARFAIINALFGAAVRWRTANDSFDEMSAISWGFYKNAYAVFPELIVGGGDVSACEALLAMATFLLGTADTRTTTQLASAAARTLQILGLHVRETYANLDAAESERRRRVYWASYILNTDVMVKHGGLPSPHDLGDMIEFPTESFAVGDDPAARPLDFFPSMARLSVIQMRIHRQFSPHNLQLRSGGDHHVVVMTCDGELDEWRSSLPEDLQPDYTALLATRELETPVALLHLVYLNALIKAHIGLAQVKNASRLHPLSPFYTSWLSSESLPTIEQSYAKCVSAARATIDLFRVMSPQPYVHLWAIICYPVMATLILLWASLEEPMGPHAQLNVRMMGQFVQFLAGVKEEGLDVQNVLDGCSKLYKVAKYAVYTQRTIRLLRPLDEDPDVRDQLEALRLKLSDVTDWMHLAQGLLGNMPTLVAQARGVLADVLGMEQQDGEYGMFAPNVLKPQGFNVSFSS is encoded by the exons ATGGTAGCAATGGTTGGCGTTGCGGAATCCGTCGTCTCCAAAGACGGCAATGGCGAGGAATCGCAGAAGAAGCGGATCTATAAT GTAGACGACGGCCAGGTACGGCGTCCGCATTCTCAAGGGCAGTCTGAGGCACAAAGCAGTACGTCGAACGCTCAGTCTTTGGCCCTGCTAGAGAACCCGGCACCGGAGAGCCAAAGTCACCCGACTGACCAGCCGGACTCGGGCCACGGAGAAAGGATACCCCCCTTCGACGCTTTGTTGGCCGCAAAGAACGCCTTCCCGCGCGCTGCTTTCTTCGCCGGGCTCCGCATGGTCCGAGATCAGATCGAGACAGACATGAGCCCGACGCCGTTCAAGAGACAGGCGTTCGTGCGGTTCCCGCCAAAGGAGTACATCTTCGACCTGGGGCAGACCGTCGTCGAAGACACGCAGCTCTTCTGCCCGACTGTGACGCGCGGCCAGTTCTCGAGGCTTCTCGATGCGCAgtacgccgccggccccgccAACAGCGATGACCACCCGGCGAGgttcgccatcatcaacgcccTTTTCGGGGCCGCCGTGCGCTGGAGGACGGCGAACGACTCCTTTGACGAGATGAGCGCGATCAGCTGGGGCTTCTACAAGAACGCCTATGCAGTTTTCCCAGAGCTCATCGTTGGAGGGGGCGACGTCTCGGCCTGCGAGGCGCTGTTGGCCATGGCCACGTTCTTGCTGGGAACAGCCGATACCCGGACAACGACGCAACTGGCATCCGCGGCGGCTCGGACATTGCAAATATTGGGGCTGCATGTGCGAGAGACCTACGCCAACCTTGACGCCGCAGAGTCAGAGCGGCGTAGGCGGGTCTACTGGGCGTCGTACATCCTCAACACCGACGTGATGGTCAAGCACGGCGGGCTGCCTTCTCCCCACGATCTTGGTGACATGATCGAGTTCCCTACGGAGagcttcgccgtcggcgacgacccGGCTGCACGGCCACTTGACTTCTTCCCAAGCATGGCGCGGCTGTCCGTGATCCAGATGCGCATTCACAGGCAGTTTTCTCCCCACAACCTCCAGCTACGGTCAGGCGGGGATCACCACGTGGTTGTCATGACATGCGACGGCGAGCTTGACGAGTGGAGGAGCTCGCTTCCCGAGGATCTGCAGCCGGATTACACCGCCCTCCTCGCAACCAGGGAGTTGGAGACGCCGGTGGCTCTGCTGCATCTTGTCTATCTTAACGCCCTGATCAAGGCTCACATAGGCCTGGCCCAGGTCAAGAACGCGTCCCGACTGCACCCGCTGTCCCCGTTCTACACCTCGTGGCTGAGCAGCGAGTCCTTGCCCACGATAGAGCAGTCTTACGCCAAGTGCGTCTCGGCAGCGCGGGCCACGATTGATCTCTTTCGGGTCATGTCGCCGCAGCCATACGTGCATCTATG GGCCATCATATGCTATCCAGTGATGGCGACCTTGATACTTCTTTGGGCCTCACTCGAGGAGCCCATGGGACCGCACGCCCAACTCAACGTCAGGATGATGGGTCAGTTTGTCCAGTTCCTGGCGGGAGTCAAGGAAGAAGGCCTGGACGTCCAGAACGTGCTGGACGGCTGCTCAAAACTATACAAGGTTGCCAAGTACGCCGTGTATACACAGAGGACGATCAGACTCCTGAGGCCACTGGACGAGGACCCGGATGTGAGAGACCAACTCGAG GCTCTCCGACTGAAACTCTCGGACGTCACCGACTGGATGCACCTGGCACAAGGCCTCTTGGGCAACATGCCCACCCTTGTTGCACAGGCACGGGGCGTGCTGGCAGATGTACTTGGGATGGAGCAGCAAGACGGGGAATATGGAATGTTCGCCCCTAACGTACTGAAGCCGCAAGGATTCAACGTCTCATTTAGCTCCTGA